From the genome of Candidatus Thorarchaeota archaeon:
AGAACCGAGCGAACGCCCCTCGTTTGATGTCATAGCTTGCGTGCGGGGCAGGAACCACAGTGAGGTCGGTCTCTGAGACCTCTACAGTCGCCAGCTGCAGGTCTCGGCTCTTGTTAAGGATCTCCTCCTTTCTGGGAATTGGTGCTTCTGACGCGGGAGGCGAGGCCGCTGGACTGGGTCTGGCCAATGCTGCATCTGCTGTGGCAAAGCTCCCCTTTCCAATCGTGGAGTCAAGGGCCTCAAGGTAAGCTTCAATCCGCTCAGTCCTCTCCCTGAGCCTCTCAAGCTCTTCTTCTAGGTCTCTCCTCAGCTCCAGAAGAGTACGAATACGTGGGTCTTCCAATGCTGACACTCCGCTCAAGTCGTATCGGTTCAGTGATTGCCGCGTCATTTATGGCGGTATGTGGTATATAAAGACCGTTTGGTCCTCTAATCGGATGCTACAGATATGGCGAAGTCGGGACAATGCATCTCACACAATCGACAGACCTTGCAGGCCTCAAGGTCAACGACGACGGGTAGAAAGAAGCCCCGGTTGTCCACCTGTTCCGACTTGGCCAGAACACTGTGAGGACATACATAGATACAGATGTGGCAGCCCTTGCAGAATATCGGATTGATGACGATTTCCTTTGCTCTCTTAGGCAAGGTCTTGGCCTCAGACACGTCTGCTCAAGGTCGGTGATATAACGCTATTTGTGCGACCGACACAGTGTGAGCATAGAGGCGAGCGGACCGTGCATTGCATATGCTGGTAGGAAACGTATGTCGTATTTCGTTCGGAGAGCCGAGCTTCTGAACTTGGCTTCAGATTTGGACCGCCAGTAGAGGTAGTTGTCAGACGTCCACGATGCAGACTGTCTTCAGCGGGGCGACAGTCGATAGCACTCGTTATATACGATTGAGCCGTTCAACTCCATAGTGAGCCCGAGACTTGAAGCCCTTCGTAGTGTTCATGTGTTCCTCATGCGGACGCTTCACAAACGCGCCCTTGGGTCAGAAGCACAGACGGTGCAGTTACTGCGGAAAGATCATAGACATCCGCAAGGCGGCGACTGCCGTCTTTGACAGACAGGATGACGCCATAGTAGCTGTCAAGGAGTTCAACGCAGGCAAGAGCGAGGAGTTCAAGATGGCAGTGGAGAGGTCCAAAGCCAAACTGGAGGCATTGATGCCGAAGGAGCGACTCGATGGGAGTGATTTCGAAACGGATGGCAATGAGACTTCGGTCCCCGCTGGTAAGACCGCACGGCTGATGACTCTGCTTGAGAGAGAGGCTGGCACTCAGCCGTGTAATCTGGACCGACTCAGGGAGCTCTGTGAGCAGTATGGACTCGACTGGGACTGGGTCGAGGGAAATCTCACTAAGATGGCGAGTGCAGGAGAGGTTCTATTCCCGAGACCTTGGCTTGTCAGACTGGTGACCCACCCATCGGCCGGAAAAGAGGAGACAGTCACAAAGGCGACTGATGTGACAAAGGAGATCTTGACCATGATTCGAGAGGCAGGTGGCACAGTTTCAGTTCAGGAGGTCATTACCCATTTTGCACAGAAGGGCGTGAGTGTAGCGGATGTTGAGTCATCCCTCAACAGGCTAATGCAGTCGGGCACAGTGTATGAACCACGAACTGGGACGGTCAGCTTGCTGTAGACCAGAATGATGATATAGCCTAACACTGATTGGGAGAGAAGAGTCCTGATGCCGATAGTGGAGATTGCAGCGAGGAGGCTGCTTGAGAGGAATCCCTCAGTAGGCATCAGCATCGTGGACACGATTGTTCTCCTCTGGATGTACACGAATCCCTATGACAGCAGACGAAGACAACTGAGCAGCATGCGCAACGTGCTGAAGATGACTGAGACGATTAGAACCGCCAGTGGGGGCCTTGAGGTCACCGACGATGAGCTTACCCAGATAGTCTTGGGTAGCCTTCAGAGGCTCTCGCAGAGAGGGATGGTCCATCTCCGGTCTGCAGGCAGGATATTCGTCGTGGGCACTCTTACCGATACAAGCGTTCGACTCATAGAGACTACTCTGGACGGAACTTCACTCAAGACGGTCATGAACGAGTTCGGGGACAACCCCTAAGCTACTTCGACACACACACTGCTGCACCACTTGTAGTGCGCCTGTAGGTTTTCGCTGTTGATTCACGACATGCGGGAATCTGACAGGTGACAAGGTTTAAATGCACATGGCTGGCGGGCTCTGTAGCACTCTCTGGAGAAGACTGCTTCGAAGCCAGGGATTCAGTGCAGGTGACTTAGGTTCTGCTCGCGAGAACGACCTGCAGACGTGTGCCTGTGAGGCTTCCAGGTGGTCATGGAGAGTGAGTTCACTGACTACGGCGTTCGTGCTGGAAGTCAATTGAGCTCTCAGTGGTCCTCATAACGGAAGTGAGGTAAGATGCCGAATTACCGATACTCTATCATAGGCCTAGACCCCGACAAGACCGCGATAGCCAGCGGTAGGAACATGCGCTGTTCACCGAAGCACAGCAGAGAGATCTGCAATGTGATTCGCGGAATGATGCTTGACAAGGCGATTCAGCTTCTCGAAGATGTGATTGAACAGAAGGCATGGATTCCATATAGGAGACACAAGAAGCAGCGAGGACATCACCCCGGGCTGAAGTGGGCAGCAACAGGCGGACACCCAGTGAAAGCATCTCAGGACATCCTGAAGGTGATCAAGAACGCTGAGAGCAATGCGGACAACAAGGGTCTGGACATAGACAGGCTGAAGATCATTCATGCAGCAGCTCACAGAGGACGTGTCTACAAGGCATATGTGGAGCGAGCCTTCGGCAGGAGCTCTCCAAGTTTCCAGCAGACCACGCACATTGAGATAGTCTTGGAGGAGGTCGCATAGATGCCGGCAGTGAAGTACTTCATTGAACAGAGCTCAAAGCGCCTGCTGATAGACGAGTACTTCTGGCGAGAACTCAACGCAGCAGGGTATGGAGGCGTTGAGATACGCAAGATGCCCATGAAGACAGAAGTGATCATTCATGCGGCGAGACCGGGTGTTGTCATCGGTCGGCGAGGAGCGAAGATAAGAGAACTCACAGAGGTCCTTGAGAACAAGTTTGGAGTCGAGAACCCTCAAGTAGAGGTCACCGAGATTGAGAACCCGTGGCTGGATGCCCGAGTCATGGCCTCAAGACTGGCTCGCCAGCTTGAACGAGGAGTGCGTTTTCGACGAATGGCATACTGGATTCTGAGGCGAATCATCAGAGCAGGTGCCCTGGGCTGTGAGATTACAGTCAGAGGAAAGCTGTCAAGCAGAAGGGCAAGATATCAGAAGTTTAGGTATGCGACCGTGTCCAAGACCGGCGAACCAGCAATGAATTTCGTCGACGATGCAATCGACTTTGCAATACTGAAACCTGGCACGATTGGAGTGCATGTGAGAATCATGATGCCGGGTTCAAAGATGCCGGGTGTCATTTATGTGAAGAAGACCAAGAAGAAGGCCAAGGAACCGCAGCTGCTCAAGGAACCCGGAGAGGCAGGTGAAGCTGCAGAGGGCGAAGAGGAAGAAGCAGAGGAAGAGCCCGAGGTCGTCGAAGAGGCCCTCGAGGGTATTACGGATATGGACGAACTCCGAGAACTGGAGGAGCTGGACAGTCTGGACCTCATCGATGAAGAGGGCGACGGAGACAAGGGAGGAAATGACGAATGACCAGACTCACAGCGAAAGATATTCGCAAACTCAACCCAATGGAGAGAAAGAAGAAGCTGGAACAGCTGTATAACGAGCTCTCCAGCACGAGGGTCCAGATGGTGACTGGCGGGAGTACCGAGAACCCCTACAAGATCAGGACAATCAAGAGGACAATCGCACGAATCAAGACGATAGAGCGAGAACAGGAGGCTCAGGGACTATGATTACTCCCCAGAACCTGCTGAACCATGAGATTGTGGGTTTGCCGGTGCACATCGCCCAGTCAAATGACTCCGGACTCGTGTCCAGAAGAGGCAGCGTGGTTGGTGAGACCAAAGAGACTCTACTGGT
Proteins encoded in this window:
- a CDS encoding 4Fe-4S binding protein, producing the protein MPKRAKEIVINPIFCKGCHICIYVCPHSVLAKSEQVDNRGFFLPVVVDLEACKVCRLCEMHCPDFAISVASD
- the rpmC gene encoding 50S ribosomal protein L29 encodes the protein MTRLTAKDIRKLNPMERKKKLEQLYNELSSTRVQMVTGGSTENPYKIRTIKRTIARIKTIEREQEAQGL
- a CDS encoding 30S ribosomal protein S3, with amino-acid sequence MPAVKYFIEQSSKRLLIDEYFWRELNAAGYGGVEIRKMPMKTEVIIHAARPGVVIGRRGAKIRELTEVLENKFGVENPQVEVTEIENPWLDARVMASRLARQLERGVRFRRMAYWILRRIIRAGALGCEITVRGKLSSRRARYQKFRYATVSKTGEPAMNFVDDAIDFAILKPGTIGVHVRIMMPGSKMPGVIYVKKTKKKAKEPQLLKEPGEAGEAAEGEEEEAEEEPEVVEEALEGITDMDELRELEELDSLDLIDEEGDGDKGGNDE
- a CDS encoding DUF1922 domain-containing protein — encoded protein: MKPFVVFMCSSCGRFTNAPLGQKHRRCSYCGKIIDIRKAATAVFDRQDDAIVAVKEFNAGKSEEFKMAVERSKAKLEALMPKERLDGSDFETDGNETSVPAGKTARLMTLLEREAGTQPCNLDRLRELCEQYGLDWDWVEGNLTKMASAGEVLFPRPWLVRLVTHPSAGKEETVTKATDVTKEILTMIREAGGTVSVQEVITHFAQKGVSVADVESSLNRLMQSGTVYEPRTGTVSLL
- a CDS encoding 50S ribosomal protein L22; translated protein: MPNYRYSIIGLDPDKTAIASGRNMRCSPKHSREICNVIRGMMLDKAIQLLEDVIEQKAWIPYRRHKKQRGHHPGLKWAATGGHPVKASQDILKVIKNAESNADNKGLDIDRLKIIHAAAHRGRVYKAYVERAFGRSSPSFQQTTHIEIVLEEVA